A stretch of the Streptomyces sp. NBC_00078 genome encodes the following:
- a CDS encoding acetoin utilization protein AcuC — translation MSGRAQLMWDEAVTGYDFGSDHPMDPVRLALTRHLVDAFGLDKDVDVVAAKSAGESTLRLVHREDYVEAVKAASAHPEAADGSYGLGTIDDPAFAGMHDVSALIAGQSVGAAEAVWRGEALHAVNFAGGLHHAMPGGASGFCIYNDASLAIARLLELGAVRVAYVDVDVHHGDGVQAAFWDDPRVLTISLHEHPRTLFPQTGWPEETGADSAEGSAVNLALPAGTGDAGWLRAFHSVVPELIADFRPQVLVTQHGADTHFEDPLAHLAVSLDAQRAVQVACHELAHEYADGKWVALGGGGYAVVEVVPRSWTHLVGIAAGREIAPETMIPEGWRQEVFARTRQLAPARMTDGRWPVSWSGWEAGYDPADRLDQAVLATRRAVFPLRGLLA, via the coding sequence ATGAGCGGCCGCGCACAGCTGATGTGGGACGAGGCAGTAACGGGCTATGACTTCGGCTCGGACCATCCGATGGATCCGGTCCGGCTCGCCCTGACCAGGCACCTCGTCGATGCCTTCGGGCTCGACAAGGACGTCGACGTGGTGGCGGCGAAATCCGCCGGGGAGTCGACCCTGCGGCTCGTCCACCGGGAGGACTACGTCGAGGCCGTGAAGGCGGCTTCGGCGCATCCGGAGGCGGCGGACGGGTCGTACGGGCTCGGGACGATCGACGATCCCGCCTTCGCGGGGATGCACGACGTGTCCGCGCTGATCGCGGGGCAGTCGGTGGGGGCGGCCGAGGCGGTGTGGCGCGGAGAGGCGCTGCACGCGGTGAACTTCGCGGGCGGCCTGCATCATGCGATGCCCGGGGGCGCGTCCGGGTTCTGCATCTACAACGACGCCTCGCTCGCCATCGCGCGGCTGCTGGAGCTGGGGGCCGTGCGGGTCGCCTACGTCGATGTGGACGTGCATCACGGGGACGGGGTGCAGGCGGCCTTCTGGGATGATCCGCGCGTTCTGACGATCTCGCTGCACGAGCATCCGCGGACGCTGTTCCCGCAGACCGGCTGGCCGGAGGAGACGGGCGCCGACTCGGCGGAGGGCTCGGCCGTGAACCTCGCGCTGCCCGCCGGGACCGGCGATGCCGGATGGCTACGGGCGTTCCATTCCGTCGTACCGGAACTGATCGCCGATTTCCGGCCGCAGGTGCTGGTCACGCAGCACGGGGCCGACACGCACTTCGAGGATCCGCTCGCGCATCTGGCCGTGTCGCTGGACGCGCAGCGGGCCGTGCAGGTGGCCTGTCACGAGCTGGCGCACGAGTACGCGGACGGGAAGTGGGTCGCGCTCGGCGGCGGCGGATATGCCGTGGTCGAGGTCGTGCCACGGTCGTGGACGCATCTCGTGGGTATCGCGGCGGGGCGGGAGATCGCGCCGGAGACGATGATCCCCGAGGGTTGGCGGCAGGAAGTGTTCGCGCGGACGCGGCAGTTGGCGCCGGCGCGGATGACGGATGGGCGGTGGCCGGTGTCCTGGTCCGGGTGGGAGGCGGGGTACGACCCCGCGGACCGGCTGGACCAGGCGGTCCTGGCCACTCGGCGGGCGGTGTTCCCGCTGCGGGGGCTGCTGGCGTAG
- a CDS encoding phosphatase, with protein sequence MLSTGALRAHLLAARLAGPVATSREESLRSYRLFAARDPRVLLGLDPEWTWGQRDLIELMADKCGVSADPRHVSGHDVIDPERTLIALDAFADRLAVAAQRSAPVLLGTGHPHRLLGFYAALADALSAAGCTVLTPAHGHCVDITTRFGLRTYNLDYAQGVALVREPGAARPGCATGVHTHSPLPVRTALAAAAETGGPLPELVVGDHGWVCGAGQLGFEAIGLADTDDPALFVGEAEGSVSVVVPLDDAVRSDYYRPLTRYVLNRACLSQ encoded by the coding sequence GTGTTGAGCACCGGAGCCCTGCGGGCCCATCTCCTGGCCGCCCGTCTCGCCGGGCCCGTGGCCACCTCCCGTGAGGAGAGCCTCCGTAGCTATCGGCTCTTCGCCGCGCGCGATCCGCGCGTACTGCTCGGACTCGATCCCGAATGGACGTGGGGACAGCGGGATCTGATCGAGCTGATGGCGGACAAGTGCGGAGTCTCGGCCGATCCCCGACATGTCTCAGGCCATGATGTGATCGATCCGGAGCGCACTCTGATCGCCCTGGACGCCTTCGCGGACCGTCTGGCGGTAGCGGCCCAGCGCAGCGCCCCCGTGCTCCTCGGCACCGGCCACCCGCACCGCCTGCTCGGTTTCTACGCCGCCTTGGCGGACGCTCTGTCGGCGGCGGGATGTACCGTCCTCACACCGGCGCATGGCCACTGTGTCGACATAACGACCCGGTTCGGTCTACGCACGTACAACCTTGACTACGCACAAGGAGTCGCGCTCGTGCGGGAACCCGGCGCTGCTCGCCCCGGTTGTGCGACCGGCGTACACACGCACTCTCCGCTCCCGGTTCGTACCGCTCTGGCGGCCGCGGCCGAGACCGGGGGACCGCTTCCCGAGCTGGTCGTCGGGGACCACGGTTGGGTCTGCGGGGCAGGTCAGCTGGGGTTCGAGGCCATTGGGCTGGCCGATACGGACGACCCCGCGCTCTTCGTGGGGGAGGCCGAGGGGTCCGTGTCCGTCGTCGTTCCACTTGATGACGCTGTGCGGTCCGATTACTACCGGCCGCTTACCCGCTACGTACTCAATCGAGCGTGTCTGTCACAGTAG
- a CDS encoding AURKAIP1/COX24 domain-containing protein, which translates to MGSVIKKRRKRMAKKKHRKLLKRTRVQRRNKK; encoded by the coding sequence GTGGGCTCTGTTATCAAGAAGCGGCGCAAGCGGATGGCGAAGAAGAAGCACCGCAAGCTGCTGAAGCGCACGCGCGTTCAGCGTCGCAACAAGAAGTAG
- a CDS encoding HAD family phosphatase yields MRYDLVIFDNDGVLVDSEPISNRLLAAYLTELGHPTSYEDSLRDYMGSAMHRIHDLVRERTGQRLPDDFDDVFHARVFAAFERELEPVDGAVGFVEKLAADGVPYCVASSGSHARIRVGHRTTGLDRWFEDGRIFSSQDVGRGKPAPDLFLYAAERMGVAPERCVVVEDSPLGVQAAVEAGMDVFGFTAMTPAERLVGATQLFSNMGELADLLV; encoded by the coding sequence ATGCGCTATGACCTCGTGATCTTCGACAACGACGGAGTGCTCGTCGACAGCGAGCCGATTTCCAACCGGCTCCTCGCCGCCTATCTCACCGAACTCGGGCACCCGACCTCCTACGAGGACTCGCTGCGCGACTACATGGGCTCTGCCATGCACCGGATCCACGACCTCGTACGGGAGCGGACCGGGCAGAGGCTTCCGGACGACTTCGACGACGTCTTTCACGCGCGTGTGTTCGCCGCGTTCGAGAGGGAGTTGGAGCCGGTCGACGGGGCCGTCGGGTTTGTGGAGAAGCTGGCCGCTGACGGAGTGCCGTACTGTGTCGCGTCCTCCGGGAGTCATGCGCGGATCCGGGTGGGGCATCGGACGACCGGGCTGGACCGGTGGTTCGAGGACGGGCGGATCTTCAGTTCGCAGGATGTCGGGCGCGGGAAGCCGGCGCCGGACCTGTTCCTCTACGCCGCCGAGCGGATGGGAGTCGCGCCGGAGCGGTGCGTGGTGGTCGAGGACAGTCCGCTCGGGGTGCAGGCGGCTGTCGAGGCCGGGATGGACGTCTTCGGCTTCACTGCCATGACGCCTGCCGAGAGGCTCGTAGGAGCGACTCAACTCTTCTCGAACATGGGTGAGTTGGCTGACCTGCTGGTCTGA
- the trpS gene encoding tryptophan--tRNA ligase — protein sequence MGRVFSGVKPTGHLTLGNYLGAMRQWAAVDQHRSDALFCVVDLHALTVDHDPARVRRLSRQAATLLLAAGLDPALCTVYLQSHVDEHARLSYLLECVATDGEMRRMIQYKEKAARERERGGSVRLSLLTYPVLMAADILAFGAHEVPVGDDQAQHVELARDLAVRFNQRYGHTFVVPRATLPSVAARVMNLQEPASKMGKSDDSGPGIVYLLDEPDVVRKKFMRAVTDSGQDVVYDREGRPGVANLLEILAACTGGNPEELSGVYETYGSLKKDTAEAVVEFLRPVQERHRALCADPDYVEGVLRDGAERARAMARPTVDAAYRAIGLLPPAADTGAGADAAGAAAVDTGVALNAAR from the coding sequence ATGGGACGGGTTTTCAGTGGAGTCAAGCCGACCGGGCATCTGACGCTGGGGAACTACCTGGGAGCCATGCGGCAGTGGGCCGCGGTGGACCAGCACCGATCGGACGCGCTGTTCTGCGTCGTGGATCTGCATGCCCTGACCGTGGACCACGATCCGGCGCGGGTGCGCAGGCTCAGTCGGCAGGCGGCGACGCTGTTGCTTGCGGCGGGACTCGATCCGGCGCTGTGCACCGTGTACCTGCAGAGTCACGTCGACGAGCACGCACGGCTGTCGTATCTGCTCGAGTGTGTGGCGACTGACGGCGAGATGCGGCGGATGATCCAGTACAAGGAGAAGGCCGCGCGCGAGCGGGAGCGGGGCGGGAGTGTGCGGCTTTCCCTGCTGACCTACCCGGTGCTGATGGCGGCGGACATTCTGGCGTTCGGGGCTCACGAGGTACCGGTGGGGGACGACCAGGCGCAGCACGTGGAGCTGGCTCGGGATCTGGCGGTCCGGTTCAACCAGCGGTACGGGCATACGTTCGTGGTGCCTCGGGCCACGCTTCCGTCGGTGGCGGCACGGGTCATGAACCTGCAGGAGCCGGCTTCGAAGATGGGCAAGTCCGACGACTCCGGGCCGGGGATCGTCTATCTGCTCGACGAGCCTGACGTGGTGCGGAAGAAGTTCATGCGGGCCGTGACCGACAGTGGGCAGGACGTCGTCTACGACCGGGAGGGGCGGCCGGGGGTCGCGAATCTGCTGGAGATCCTGGCTGCCTGTACGGGTGGGAACCCGGAGGAGCTGAGCGGTGTATATGAGACGTACGGGTCCTTGAAGAAGGACACCGCGGAGGCCGTGGTCGAGTTCCTCAGGCCCGTACAGGAGAGGCACAGGGCGCTGTGCGCCGATCCGGATTACGTGGAGGGGGTGCTGCGGGATGGTGCGGAGAGGGCGCGGGCGATGGCCCGACCGACCGTCGATGCCGCTTATCGCGCGATCGGGCTGCTGCCGCCTGCCGCGGATACAGGTGCGGGTGCGGATGCGGCCGGTGCCGCTGCGGTCGATACGGGCGTCGCGCTGAACGCTGCACGGTAG
- a CDS encoding class I SAM-dependent methyltransferase, with protein MTASSQPTRAHSFNAAAAQYAANRPSYPPALFDAIEDLAGRPLKGARVADIGAGTGIATALLAARGADVVAVEPGDGMAAEFRRTHPGIPIVRGDANDLPLASASADLLTYAQAWHWTEPARSVPEALRVLRPGGALALWWNRSAPDVPWIDEQAARIGRHFGIDRAVDRNGSGDRYALADPTGRLRFSHRLVRWSRRVPVDTHLANIGSHSIFLVHGEENSNAFLTVERGHLLAAFPDGVVEETYDVELLVATNS; from the coding sequence ATGACCGCCTCGTCGCAGCCCACCCGCGCCCATTCCTTCAACGCCGCCGCAGCCCAGTACGCCGCCAACCGCCCCTCCTACCCGCCGGCCCTCTTCGATGCCATCGAGGACCTGGCCGGCCGTCCGCTCAAGGGCGCGCGCGTGGCGGACATCGGCGCCGGCACCGGTATCGCCACCGCGCTCCTGGCCGCTCGCGGCGCGGACGTGGTCGCCGTGGAGCCCGGCGACGGCATGGCGGCCGAGTTCCGCCGCACCCATCCCGGTATCCCGATCGTCAGGGGCGACGCCAACGACCTCCCCCTCGCCTCCGCCTCCGCCGACCTCCTGACCTACGCCCAGGCCTGGCACTGGACCGAGCCCGCCCGCTCGGTGCCGGAGGCCCTGCGGGTACTGCGGCCGGGCGGAGCGCTAGCCCTGTGGTGGAACAGGAGCGCCCCGGACGTCCCGTGGATCGACGAGCAGGCCGCCCGGATCGGGCGTCACTTCGGCATCGACAGGGCCGTGGACAGAAACGGCAGCGGAGACCGCTACGCGCTCGCCGACCCCACCGGCCGCCTCCGGTTCTCCCACCGCCTCGTGCGCTGGAGCCGCCGCGTCCCCGTCGACACCCACCTCGCCAACATCGGCAGCCACTCGATCTTCCTGGTCCACGGCGAGGAGAACAGCAACGCCTTCCTCACCGTGGAGCGGGGCCACCTGCTCGCGGCCTTCCCGGACGGGGTCGTCGAGGAGACCTACGACGTCGAACTGCTCGTAGCCACCAACTCGTGA
- a CDS encoding ABC transporter permease, which yields MSTTTTTTGTTTAPSPTGALSASRTTATAARVLRQLGHDPRTIAMLILIPCVMLFLLRYVFDGSPRTFDNIGASLLGIFPLITMFLVTSIATLRERTSGTLERLLAMPLGKGDLIAGYALAFGTLAIIQSALATGLAVWFLGLDVTGSPWLLLLVALLDALLGTALGLFVSAFAASEFQAVQFMPAVIFPQLLLCGLFTPRSSMHPALEAISDVLPMSYAVDGMNEVLKHADMTATFVRDVVIVAGCALLVLGLGAATLRRRTA from the coding sequence ATGAGTACGACGACGACCACGACCGGCACGACGACGGCACCCTCCCCCACCGGCGCCCTCAGCGCCTCCCGCACCACCGCCACCGCGGCCCGGGTCCTGCGCCAGCTCGGCCACGACCCACGCACCATCGCGATGCTGATCCTCATCCCCTGCGTGATGCTGTTCCTGCTGCGCTACGTCTTCGACGGCAGCCCGCGCACCTTCGACAACATCGGCGCCTCACTCCTCGGCATCTTCCCCCTCATCACGATGTTCCTGGTCACGTCCATCGCCACTCTGCGCGAACGCACCTCCGGCACCCTCGAACGCCTCCTCGCCATGCCACTGGGCAAGGGCGACCTGATCGCGGGCTACGCCCTCGCCTTCGGCACCCTCGCGATCATCCAGTCGGCCCTGGCCACCGGCCTCGCGGTCTGGTTCCTCGGCCTGGACGTCACCGGCAGCCCCTGGCTGCTGCTCCTGGTCGCCCTGCTGGACGCCCTCCTCGGCACCGCCCTCGGCCTCTTCGTCTCGGCCTTCGCGGCCTCCGAATTCCAGGCCGTCCAGTTCATGCCGGCCGTGATCTTCCCCCAGCTCCTCCTCTGCGGCCTGTTCACCCCCCGCTCCTCCATGCACCCCGCCCTCGAAGCCATCTCCGACGTCCTCCCCATGTCCTACGCCGTCGACGGCATGAACGAGGTCCTCAAACACGCGGACATGACAGCCACCTTTGTCCGCGACGTCGTGATCGTGGCGGGCTGCGCGCTGCTGGTGCTGGGGCTGGGCGCGGCAACCCTGAGGCGCAGGACGGCGTGA
- a CDS encoding EamA/RhaT family transporter — MSDETGTQETAGSPGPRPEPLRFFGTTWVEHDHGYTTRRIAVAVGSLVTAAASCLVLRFAYEGLQLADIGAFVSILVVAMFAICSALAFRHTWDAFAKRPDPERQSSLRGLLAIGFVGSLLAYFFRSLTEAPGEKLRREEYEAALDQHEKRSSRRTGNPSKKRRR; from the coding sequence GTGAGCGACGAAACCGGCACCCAGGAGACCGCGGGCTCCCCAGGCCCCCGCCCAGAACCACTGCGCTTCTTCGGCACCACCTGGGTGGAGCACGACCACGGCTACACCACCCGCCGCATCGCAGTCGCCGTCGGCTCCCTGGTGACCGCCGCCGCCTCCTGCCTGGTCCTGCGCTTCGCCTACGAAGGACTCCAACTCGCGGACATCGGCGCCTTCGTGAGCATCCTCGTCGTCGCGATGTTCGCGATCTGCAGTGCCCTCGCCTTCCGTCACACCTGGGACGCCTTCGCCAAGCGCCCCGACCCCGAGCGCCAGTCCTCCCTTCGCGGCCTGCTCGCCATCGGCTTCGTCGGCTCCCTCCTCGCCTACTTCTTCCGCTCCCTCACCGAGGCCCCCGGCGAGAAACTCCGTCGCGAGGAGTACGAGGCAGCCCTCGACCAGCACGAGAAGCGCAGCTCCCGCCGCACGGGCAACCCGTCGAAGAAGCGCCGCCGCTAG
- a CDS encoding MFS transporter produces the protein MTDVLRRGRASLAFSFFAQGATFALLVTRIPAIQDRYGVSDALLPAFLAAVPVLAGVGSVTAEQLVKRIPPSLLLRCLQPLVLLALLGVGSGENLAELGVALGMFGLAVGGLDASMNMLGVSLQRAYGRSIMLSFHAVFSLGGIMGASLAWAGAHWHLALWVSYLPVVAVLLPATLVGSRWYVGGEARPGEQATGAGAGQPVVFKLLLPLCLVMTFAYIGDSTVSNWSAKYLKDVLGSSEQLSTVPYNVYMVTTLVGRSLGDLGVRRFGAVAVVRLGAVVAALGFAVVAVAPGAWVGMLGFTLLGLGLCVLVPQTFAAAGRLFPHASDAAVARLNIFNYVGFLVGSPLVGALGDTWSYRGAMVVPMVLVLVTLYYARSFAPQPDRYGGGHERPRTADVGRGSNGL, from the coding sequence ATGACAGATGTGCTGCGGCGCGGTAGGGCCTCTTTGGCGTTCAGCTTCTTCGCTCAGGGCGCCACCTTTGCCCTGCTGGTGACCCGCATCCCGGCCATCCAGGACCGGTACGGCGTCTCCGACGCGCTGCTGCCCGCCTTCCTTGCCGCCGTGCCCGTCCTGGCCGGCGTCGGGAGCGTGACGGCCGAGCAGTTGGTGAAGCGAATACCGCCGAGTCTGCTGCTGCGGTGCCTGCAGCCTCTCGTGCTGCTGGCGCTCCTCGGTGTCGGGTCGGGGGAGAACCTGGCCGAGCTGGGGGTCGCGCTGGGCATGTTCGGGCTTGCCGTGGGCGGGCTCGACGCCTCGATGAACATGCTCGGGGTGAGCCTGCAGCGCGCGTACGGGCGCAGCATCATGCTCAGCTTCCACGCCGTTTTCAGCCTCGGCGGGATCATGGGGGCCTCGCTGGCCTGGGCGGGGGCGCACTGGCATCTGGCGCTGTGGGTGTCGTATCTGCCGGTCGTCGCGGTGCTGTTGCCGGCCACGCTGGTCGGGAGTCGGTGGTACGTCGGCGGGGAGGCCCGCCCCGGCGAGCAGGCGACGGGGGCGGGCGCGGGTCAGCCCGTCGTCTTCAAGCTGCTGCTGCCCCTGTGTCTGGTGATGACCTTCGCCTATATCGGGGACTCGACCGTCTCCAACTGGAGCGCCAAGTATCTGAAGGACGTGCTCGGGAGTTCGGAGCAGTTGTCGACGGTGCCGTACAACGTCTACATGGTGACCACGCTGGTGGGGCGGTCGCTGGGGGACTTGGGGGTACGGCGGTTCGGGGCCGTTGCGGTGGTGCGGCTGGGGGCGGTGGTGGCGGCGCTCGGGTTCGCCGTGGTGGCGGTGGCGCCCGGCGCGTGGGTCGGGATGCTCGGGTTCACGCTGCTCGGGCTGGGACTGTGCGTGCTGGTGCCGCAGACCTTCGCGGCCGCCGGGCGGCTCTTCCCCCATGCGTCCGACGCCGCTGTCGCGCGGCTGAACATCTTCAACTACGTAGGCTTCCTGGTCGGCTCGCCGCTGGTGGGGGCGCTGGGCGACACATGGAGCTATCGGGGGGCGATGGTCGTGCCGATGGTGTTGGTGCTGGTGACCCTGTACTACGCCCGTTCGTTCGCTCCTCAACCGGACCGATACGGTGGCGGGCATGAGCGGCCGCGCACAGCTGATGTGGGACGAGGCAGTAACGGGCTATGA
- a CDS encoding ABC transporter ATP-binding protein, translating to MMNYSPGPPADPSTPAVRAEGLTAVRAEGLTVVRSPRTVLRGLDFTVPRGQITGLLGPSGCGKSTLIRSIVGTQAKVTGTLEVLGNPAGHPALRTRIGYVTQAPSVYDDLTVRQNLDYFTAILAPGRSAADRRQDIGRVLADVDLTSHADSLAGNLSGGQRSRVSLAVALLGTPELLVLDEPTVGLDPVLRRDLWNLFHSLAADRGATLLISSHVMDEAERCHRLLLMRDGEILADDTPDALRTRTGSETVEAAFLHLVDEATAAAREKETTR from the coding sequence ATGATGAATTATTCGCCGGGGCCGCCCGCGGATCCCTCCACGCCCGCCGTCCGAGCCGAAGGTCTCACCGCTGTCCGAGCCGAAGGCCTCACCGTCGTCCGCAGCCCCCGAACAGTCCTGCGCGGCCTCGACTTCACCGTCCCGCGCGGCCAGATCACCGGCCTCCTCGGCCCCTCGGGCTGCGGAAAATCGACCCTCATTCGCTCGATCGTCGGCACCCAGGCCAAGGTCACAGGCACCCTGGAAGTCCTGGGCAACCCGGCCGGCCACCCCGCCCTGCGCACCCGCATCGGCTACGTCACCCAGGCCCCCTCCGTCTACGACGACCTGACGGTCCGCCAGAACCTCGACTACTTCACGGCGATCCTGGCCCCCGGCCGCAGCGCCGCCGACCGCCGCCAGGACATCGGCCGCGTCCTCGCCGATGTCGACCTCACCAGCCACGCCGACTCCCTCGCCGGCAACCTCTCCGGCGGCCAGCGCAGCCGCGTCTCCCTGGCCGTGGCGCTCCTGGGCACCCCGGAACTCCTCGTCCTCGACGAACCCACCGTCGGCCTGGACCCGGTCCTGCGCCGCGACCTGTGGAACCTCTTCCACTCCCTCGCCGCCGACCGCGGCGCGACCCTCCTCATCTCCTCCCACGTCATGGACGAGGCCGAACGCTGCCACCGCCTCCTCCTGATGCGCGACGGCGAGATCCTCGCCGACGACACCCCCGACGCCCTGCGCACCCGCACCGGCTCCGAAACAGTCGAGGCGGCCTTCCTGCACCTGGTCGACGAGGCGACCGCCGCCGCCCGTGAGAAGGAGACCACCCGATGA
- a CDS encoding VC0807 family protein: protein MTTKTDKKNPFAPLIVDVAVPLGSYYLFKDGFGMSTFAALAWSSVVPAARTVWSVVKERATNGLALLILVVNVVGLLLSFVTGDPRLMLAKDGGVSSTVAIGVLVSVALGKPMMTAGLKPFLVKGDAAKEAAWQRLVGGGAAGSADFRRKERLFSVIWGVALLGECIARVVGAYTIPVDTMVWLGGVFLVVAIVLGMVVGGAFGAGPMERMLADETKTADTPEPEAAVAV, encoded by the coding sequence ATGACGACGAAGACGGACAAGAAGAACCCCTTCGCCCCGCTGATCGTGGACGTGGCGGTACCCCTCGGTTCGTACTACCTGTTCAAGGACGGCTTCGGGATGAGCACGTTCGCGGCGCTCGCCTGGAGCAGCGTGGTGCCGGCCGCGCGGACGGTGTGGAGCGTGGTCAAGGAGCGGGCGACCAACGGGCTGGCCCTTCTCATCCTCGTCGTTAACGTCGTCGGACTGCTGCTCAGCTTCGTCACGGGCGACCCCCGGCTGATGCTCGCCAAGGACGGCGGGGTAAGCAGCACGGTCGCGATCGGCGTCCTGGTCTCCGTGGCGCTCGGCAAGCCGATGATGACCGCGGGTCTCAAGCCCTTCCTGGTGAAGGGGGATGCGGCGAAGGAAGCCGCCTGGCAGCGGCTGGTGGGCGGAGGCGCGGCCGGGTCGGCGGACTTCCGGCGCAAGGAGCGGCTCTTCTCCGTGATCTGGGGTGTGGCGCTGCTCGGTGAGTGCATCGCGCGGGTCGTGGGCGCGTACACGATTCCCGTCGACACCATGGTCTGGCTCGGTGGGGTCTTCCTGGTCGTCGCGATCGTGCTCGGGATGGTGGTCGGCGGTGCGTTCGGTGCCGGGCCCATGGAGCGGATGCTCGCCGATGAGACGAAGACCGCGGACACGCCTGAGCCGGAAGCCGCCGTCGCCGTCTGA
- the proC gene encoding pyrroline-5-carboxylate reductase, producing the protein MTQKVAVLGTGKIGEALLSGMIRGGWAPADLLVTARRPERAEELRARYGVTPVTNPEAAKSADTLILTVKPQDMGTLLDDLAAHVPADRLIISGAAGIPTSFFEERLAAGTPVVRVMTNTPALVDEAMSVISAGTHATPDHLAHAEEIFGAVGKTLRVPESQQDACTALSGSGPAYFFYLVEAMTDAGILLGLPRDKAHDLIVQSAIGAAIMLRDSGEHPVKLRENVTSPAGTTINAIRELENHGVRAALIAALEAARDRSRELASGKKD; encoded by the coding sequence ATGACCCAGAAAGTCGCAGTCCTCGGCACCGGCAAGATCGGCGAAGCCCTGCTCAGCGGAATGATCCGCGGCGGCTGGGCCCCCGCCGACCTCCTGGTCACCGCCCGCCGCCCGGAGCGAGCCGAGGAACTCCGCGCCCGCTACGGAGTCACCCCGGTCACCAACCCGGAAGCCGCCAAGTCCGCCGACACACTGATCCTCACGGTCAAGCCGCAGGACATGGGCACCCTCCTGGACGACCTCGCCGCGCATGTCCCCGCCGACCGCCTGATCATCAGCGGAGCCGCCGGTATCCCCACCTCCTTCTTCGAGGAGCGCCTGGCCGCCGGCACCCCCGTCGTCCGCGTCATGACGAACACCCCCGCCCTCGTGGACGAGGCCATGTCCGTCATCTCCGCCGGCACCCACGCCACCCCCGACCACCTCGCCCACGCCGAGGAGATCTTCGGCGCCGTAGGCAAGACCCTCCGCGTCCCCGAGTCCCAGCAGGACGCCTGCACCGCACTCTCAGGCTCCGGCCCGGCGTACTTCTTCTACCTCGTCGAAGCCATGACGGACGCAGGCATCCTGCTCGGCCTGCCCCGCGACAAGGCCCACGACCTGATCGTCCAGTCCGCGATCGGCGCGGCGATCATGCTCCGGGACAGCGGCGAACACCCGGTCAAGCTCCGCGAGAACGTCACTTCTCCCGCGGGCACGACCATCAACGCCATCCGCGAACTCGAGAACCACGGCGTACGAGCCGCCCTCATCGCCGCCCTCGAAGCCGCTCGCGACCGCAGCCGCGAACTGGCCTCCGGCAAGAAGGACTGA
- a CDS encoding helix-turn-helix domain-containing protein produces MAAEQRPLSEVQFLTVAEVASVMRVSKMTVYRLVHSGHLPAIRVGRSFRVPENAVHEYLRESYVGVETA; encoded by the coding sequence ATGGCTGCTGAGCAGAGGCCTCTGAGCGAGGTTCAGTTCCTTACCGTGGCGGAGGTCGCCTCGGTGATGCGAGTGTCGAAGATGACCGTGTACCGGTTGGTGCACAGCGGTCATCTGCCCGCGATCAGGGTGGGGCGGTCATTCCGCGTCCCCGAGAACGCGGTTCACGAGTACCTCCGCGAGAGTTACGTGGGGGTGGAAACCGCCTGA